In the Primulina tabacum isolate GXHZ01 chromosome 15, ASM2559414v2, whole genome shotgun sequence genome, gatgcattttctgtggatggtttgggacgttcttttgagatgagttatggaaagtaactatctcgattattttcaaaaccacgaccacgaccacttccacgtccacgtccacgaccacgacctcgatttcgtcctcgaccaaaatcttgtctataactttgattttggtttccagatttaaattcatttttgtttacgacatttacttctggaaaggccgttgaaccagtgggtcgtgcctgatgatttctcattagcagctcattattcttttccgccaccaggagacaggcgataagttcagaatatctcgaaaatccacgcactttatattgttgttgtagagttatattcgatgcgtgaaaagtggaaaatgattttttcaagcatttccattTCAGTAATCTCATGCCCACAGAATttcaattgcgagattattctatacatcgcctgagttgtaatcactgactttttttaaaatcttggaatctcaacgTATTATATTCATCTCGGGCGGTCGAAAGTATAACTTCctttatatgttcgaatctttcttttaatcccttccacaaagccatgtgatctttttcaattagatattcacattttaatccatcatcgagatgtcgacgcaaaaatatcatggcttttgccttttcttgtgatatcgatatgccattttcttttatggtctcaCTTAGatccaatgactcaagatgcatttctacatcgagagtccatggcatataattttttccctgtgatatcaagagcaatgaattcgagctttgccaagtttgacatggtggtactaaaaaaattacgatgcattttattagttaatgaatattgcaatacaaagtaatggataaacaacaagtacaagcatttgtaaaaataaagaaaacacacgaggaggatattctccgataaatacaaaattcgtgagtatgataaccaaaataattaaaaataaccttgagaaagtcatcttttttttcttcaaaaatttgatgaagaataatttttagagaagaagtgaaagttggagtgattgaatgtgtttgtgagatcatatttatagggcaaaaactagccgttttgttaccgttggtgtacaaaaaataaatatatgtatttgtacaattttatggtaataatatgatgtatataatattagtcatgtttaaataattatgtatattatatcacattattataatgcaGTGTcacaatttattttgtttaaaaaccttataggcttttatacttgtcgtatcccttaccgggagtgtgtgatgtcgtcttaacatcctcccaggatttataacaagtttttgaaaaatttatttttattatttctgaataacattatattatatattaaatagatacacaataaataaataaacagtaaaataaatattattacttttgttacctttttcttctgttttggagtttggaaaaatatggaggatTTTTAGagtttcgtgctgataacgtgttgtgaaaaagtaaaattttatggtaaaaagtaaaaacctcaaactctcaaaatttaccaaactacacactttataatatttttctctctactcaattgtgaatttcttcacaaattgtgACGCTATTCATataatttctttacaaataatccaaaaataaaatacatcattacctacatcatcacacactaattttcaatatttacaactcttattttcaacattcaaatattcaacattcaaatattcaatacacacattttaaatattatttttcaacaaaaagaaTAACTTAattagaaggaaaaaaaaaaggaaatcaaAGGAGAAACcattaaaaaattagaaaaaaaagtaaaaagaaATCAATGCAGAGAAAAACCCATCCCTAGATCCCGCCCCGTACGTGAAAGGAAGAAGAAAACTCAACCCTACTCCCGTTGCTCTCTCCCTCACGTACGACAGCTTCCGGTGAGCGCCGCCCAGAACACTGGAGAAGAAGCGTCGAGCTCCTGAAGTTCTTCCCCAAGCCCCTGCACCTCTTTTCTGTACTGAATCGAGAAGAAATCCAAGTTTTCTGTGTGAGATTTGCCTTCGGTTCAGGTGAGATTTGCGTTCGATTCTTGTTTGTTTATGTTGTATTGAGTAAAGAATTAAGTTTATGTCAGCTTTTAATTGTTTTTTGGGCAGTTACGTGATATTCTTGAATACGAGTACCTAGGCTGTGTAATTTTGTTCCACGAGCTTCATAAAATCAAAGGGAAAATTTGGAAATCGACATCTTTTCTCTTGAATGTATATTCCGAATTCTTATCTCTATTTGTTTCAGGTTTCAGTCTGCGAGATGAAAGACTTGGGAGAGGGAAATAATGCTCAAGAATTGAATGGAACCGGCCACATTATCTATTTCTCTGACGGTTCAAAAAACGAAGGTGAAACCCATAATCAATGTGTGGACTTTCCGTCTCCTACAATGGTGAAAACGAACGAGCCTTCGCGGGTTAAATGCTAGGAAGCGCGGTTGAAGAACTCCCTAAGAAGTGAGCTACTGTATTTGTGTTtttatttgtttgtttgtttttttttgtgtACTGGTAAATCGAACAAAAGCTTGAAAACTTTACAagttttgtttgtgaatttcaGTCATGGGATCTTATCGGAGTTTTATGGTCGTATGATTAGTTCATTGGGGATGCTCAAACTACGTTACAGGGCACCTACATTTAAGAACATTAGTTGTCTTGTTGAAATTCTGACCGGAAGGTAGTGGTTGCTTGcaatttttttcccttttaatGTTGATGGTACATAGCTTCTTTTTGTCTATTTGTTTTGACTGTTCCTTTTTTATTTGTTCTCATTCTTCTGGTTGCTCCTTGTATCTACAAATGTGAAGTGTCTGTTGATCTAAACTCCAACAATCTTTCAAGTGAATCACTGATGGTTTGAATTGATGATTCTCGATAACACTTTGTGTTGATGCTATGCATATATCCATTTTAATGCATTATCTTTCTTACAAAATGTGattgttttattttgatttgTGACATTTTGGGGTTTAGTTGTTTTGTGTTGATGATGTATTACTAGCAGGTTAGGATTAGGTTAAGTAAAAGTTGGAGGAAGAGTTAATAATCTAGTGATTTAATTCGGTTTTAAATCACTTTTATGGTGATTTTATTCTGTGGAGTTTAGATTCTTTTTTTTCAGTGCTCTAAATCTAAATTTGTTTACTTTCCTATTGGTTGTTTTAATTTGAGTTCACTCGGTGGAGTTtagattcttttttttttcagtgCTCTAAGTCTAAATTTGTTTACTTTCCTATTGGTTGTTTTAATTTGAGTTTACTGAGATTGATTTGTATTAGAGATTACAGtctgttttttattttacaGTTGCTTAATTTGGTTTTTATTACTTGCATGTGACCATAGTTGTAAAAAGCGCTCGCCTCGCTCGCTTAAGCGCAAGGCGAGGCGAGGCGGCTTGGAAGCGCTTCTGATTGATCCGAAGCCCATCAGCATCAGATTGATGAAGCACACGCTTCTGGGCGCTTTTGTTAGGATGTTGGAGCGATGGCTTGTGCGCTTCTGCAcaattgttattttaaaatctGCCCAATTCCATGTTTAGCCCAATTCCAGGTTTAGCCCAAGTCAAGAATAAAAATTAAACCCAGCCCAAGTCCATAATTAAAATCTATATCGTTGCTTAACAATTCTGAAGTCGTGTGCTGCTGCATCTCTGCGTGCGTCTCTTCTCTGCCTCTGCCACCGCTGCCAGCTCCGGCCGTGCCGCCGCCTCCGCCTTGTTCACTTCTCATTTGCTAACCAAAAATTGGTAAACCATGTATCAATTTTTGGAGTGGGAATTCCTTTTGTATTGATTCTTTTTTGCAACCCTGTATTAATGCTGAtaaaatatgactttttattttattttgatattttgataatattttgtttattgCGCTTTTTTTCGTAAAGCGTGCGCTTCAAGCCCTAAGACACTTGAGCGCTTTTTTGCGCCGAGCGCTTTTGACAACTATGCTGTGACTTTGTTCGAAGTGCATGGCATTGTGTTGACACGTCCATGCATGAAACGACTCGAGAGTCCTGAACTGAGGTCTATAAATATACTATAGGATTTCTCACTGTGAAGGAGGTATTGTGTGTTCTAGCCATCTTAGAGGGCAGTTCGGGCAGGTCAGCCGTCAGAGCAGAGCAGTCCGGTCATATCAGAGCAGTCTGGACATAGCAGAGTAATTCGGGCAGAGCAGAACAGTCCAGACAGAGCAGAGTGGAGCGGAGCAGTCCAGGCAGGTAAGAGCAGAGCAGTCCGGACAGAGCTAAGCAGTCCGGACATGGAAGAGTAGTCCGACAGGACAGAGCAGTCTGGACAGAACTTAGCAGAGTAGTCCAGACAGGGCAGCTAGGGAACGAAGTAGTCAGGAAACGAACTGTTCGAACTTGGACAGGTTGGACTCAGAGCATCGTCATCAGCGGGCTGACGACGGATGAAGGTTTGGAATTGTATCATTATTATTTCAGGAGTATTTAATACTCTAGTTAAGTCTGGTATATACGTTTTAGTGATGATTTTCACTTGATGAGTAGGCTTGGACTAGACCTGGTGGTTATGGTTTTTCCTGTGGATTAGGATTGCAGTGATAGAGATATGAAAGTACTATCCGAGATATCCTGGTCAAGTATACATTCTTATATGTGTTACATGATTATTTGCTGCATTGATGTATGTCATATGATGCATGATATTATCTCTATGTTTTATGATGCATGTTGCATTTCATGTTTAGTCATATCTCCTTTGAGATAGCTTTTACTGTTGAGCTGTATCTTTTTCGAGATAAGCTATCTTGTGGGGCCGCTCAGCCCTGTCTTGTGGACACATGGACACCGAGAGGACACAGTAGCCGACGGGTCGGGAGGACTTCGGTGATCCGGGACATTTAAGGTCCACGCCTGATCTTGTAGTGCTTGTAGTGCTTGTAGTGAAACAGAGGATTACCGCGTGGCACTATCCACTTGGTGTCTCTAGACTGAGCATGTTGAGATCTTTTGTGATTCATGTTTCTTGACTACCCTTGTATCATTCATATCATGTGTATGTCATATAGGTTTGTATAATCATGCTTTTGTACTGGGCATTCTTATCGCTCACATCCTcggtttttttttaatcttggATACCCCATTCCAACGGGACAGGCCTTAGATTGGATGGCTcgggaggaggaggaggacgtTGAGTTGCCGATTGATTTAGTTTATCAGTATTGTGTTGATTCGATACGGTTGTACCATATATTTTGGTTTGAATTATTTTGGATTTCGATCGTGTTGTAAAAATATTGTTTGTTGACCTTTTCCGCAATTATCTCTGATTATTATGATTTAGGTTAATTGCATTCTTAGCTCTTGTTTAATAGGTGATTTTGGAACGGGTCACTACAATATAACCTCATTCAAGGCATTTAAAACCCTAGAACATGACTAGACCTTGCTGGAATTTATGCTCCTATTACTTCGAAACCCTAGCTTGATCTCACATTCGACTCCTTCGTTCCTAGCCCTTGGACGACCCAACTAGCCCCTATGCCACCTCCTAAGACCATGATCGAGCCCCTTAGACTTACATAGACCAGCCCTAGCGAGCCATGCACGAGGACGGGCATGGTTGTCCCTACAACTCGCAGTCATGACTAGGTTCTGTCCTAGCTGTGCGCCTTCTACTCCTAGCCACTCCAGCCTTGCGTGGACCACCATAGCTTGATGCTAGGACTCTCATGAGCCCTGCCCCTCACCTGGAAAGTACCCCGCGTGGCCCCTTCACAAAAACGTAAGCCATAGCCCTATGAGCCACCAAACCGAGCGGCCCTCTTTCTAGAACTATACTAGGCCTACTTCCTCTCACCCAGGGCCACAAGACCACCCTCTTATGGCTCTTTTGTATGTGGGAGTGAACGTTCGTTCGAAAGGCTGTGATGATCCCTGTCAACCCAGTATTGTTGTTTAGTCTGGTCAGgcgcattatgttatgggtcatttgctttgaaacatatctatatgaaaaatgatgatgattatccatgtttaagtatgtacaatgcagcacgtttatgaaaaagtttatgaaatgatggcacATCTATGTTTCAATAAGTATATTCAGAGTTTAAGTAAGTATGTGctattttaaaatgcatgtggatttattatgtattacttgctattcacagtttatacatgttgagtctttagactcgctagacttgatcgatgcaggtgatgacgaGTACGATGAGACGCAGAAGTtgggaccagtgagttggcttaGACGGTGTGGAGGCCTAACTTGAGGACCACTTATGTgtttttcaaggatttttaagCACGTTAAATTCATTTACTCTTATTTTATTGAAATTACTTCACGTtatttaaacaagtacttgttgcaagctcttttacatttcaaatatttagaaaaacatttttatttgtatttcatTTTTAGAGATTATTacttaagaaaaaaatttattttccgcaaaattttaagtagttttaaGGTTTCGGTACGTTACAAATACCCTCAGTTATTCCTATGCTCTAAGCTTCAAACTCTCGGATaacttctttttcttttctgcCTCTTCCTCCAGGTGCCATTCTACAAGACACAAGGCTTATTCCACAAGTAATAATAAGCACCGAAAGGTTTCAAGGAAAAGTTGAAAATTAGTCCACTAGGTAATAATAAACTAAGTATCAAATTTACTTCACTACTAGCTCTATCTAAGCTAAGTTAAATAATCATAGCATGCAATCAAATAAGAGCAAGTAGTAAATTAAATacgtaattattttatttgtgtctaaactcgagtgtcctaaactctaattcgagcataccccagttaCGCTCTTATACCAACTGTGAGGGCTCGTGCTTctgattaatttttaattatcaaacaacCAAGATCTATTAGAgtaaacagcgaaaacgagtaaaaaaatttcattttgagcctacagaaatttcggcatgacctcccgtaaataggacataccAAAAATTCCAAAACAACAGGACAAAACATTTATACTCGAAAATAGAGTCCAATAAAACAAACAGAATACCAAACACACGCAGAGCCAGCTAGGCTCGATCACACCAAATAAGATCCAACACTCAATAATACAACCATACAAATACACGAGGCATCTCCTCTACCAATGACTCAATATATATAGCATAAATATCTAGGGACTCCCAACTCAAACCGACTCACTGTACTCCACTGGCAGATGCTCCGCTAGCTGCATCAAAACCACCTGTATAACCTGCTATGGAATCACAAAACAAACCACAGCAGTCCCGAGGGACTGGGGTCAAACCCCAATATAAAGATCAAATATATTACAGCATAAATAAATGACAGGTAATGAAatcaatgcaatgcatgtagGGTACCAATAATCTCGGGTATCAAACTGGATCCAGAGAAACAATAGCAACAACTGTGGCCACATGTGCAAGGGTTGTGACGTGTCAAATACGCCCTCGGACCTGCACATCTGCATCAGGGGGACAGTCTGCAGAACTGCTCGGCCCTTCCTCTAGTCATAACGCCCTCGACTCTGATGTCTAAATAATCCAAAGTAAACAGAAATATCGAAAACAACGGAGTCATGGCTCGATATTAATGCGTGCTCAACAATGCATATAAATCCACAAattattccaatatattttaaaaaaactcacatttattttaaaaaaataaggaataatcttaaaatacacccaaacAGTACAAAGAGCACATAAACacataattttcataaaatcacatcaattaaattaCACGTCGTTATAGACGCTGTAAGGAATCGATCAATCCATACCTTAAACTTCAAATTAAATTTCCACAATAACTTATGAACTCGTTGGTGCTTCCTGGCTACTAAAACCTGTGACAAATTATTTATTAccatcaaataaatattcaaatttttgTCAAATATAAGTTACTAATTCCAGCTTGGACCTAAGCTCGGTTTTAAGGTCATAACTCAACCAAAACGTAACCAAAACACACGTGTCATAAATGGCTGGAAGCCTAACTAAAAATCTCATATTTCATCATAAGACATCAGAAATAAATTCTACCATCTCGACACTGAAAAACGTCCAAAACCAGAAACCATGAGAACTAAGTTCTGTAACAGATTCAGGTTCGACACTCATgagcataaaattcatatctaacTCATCATTGACTCAAATTGATATCCGTcaattggaaatgaaagaaaatTCAAATATCTAAGTTTTCCTAGAAGAATTTATTTCCAGAATCTTAACACATAAATCCCAGAATTATCAAGAACACGCCACTACATACGTACTTCGCAGCAGAAATCTGTAACTGAGATGTTTCGGAAAAATGAGCATAACTATTTCAATTCTTAATGGAATATAACGATTCTTATAACATTACGAAGACAACatatagatctacaacttttatTTGAATCAAAAGTTCAGAATCCGATTCATATATGTCATAACCTCAAATTAAAGTACCTATTGTGCGCAGCTCCAACACAGAATTCTATTTTGACGtattttggtagaaaaatcatatcaattccgTTTTTCATTGGAATTCCATTTTTTTAGTGGCTACAGAAGGATTTCACATAGATCTATAAGTTCTATTTGAACCACGAGTCAAGATTCTTAGTGAAAATCACACAcaaacccgaaaatcagaagACAAAACCTGCAACTTGAAACAGAACTCAACATCTACTACCATGAACAAAATTTTAAACCCTAGGCTTAGGGATTACCTTCAAAAGCTTCCTATGAATTGAAATAGAGTTGGAAATGAGATATTCAAGCCTTAAAGTACAAAAAGAAGTAATAATAAAGGCTGGAAATTGAGCATATATCCGGAGCAGCAGCTAGGAAGAAATGGAGATGCACAAATGAGCTCGGTTTACTCTAGATCTTGCGCCAATAAGCTACTGAGCTACTAGACTAGCTTCAAGGAAGACGATGCGGTGGTTACCAGAGGCAAGGATCTAAGTATCGCTGGGAGAGAAGTTGATAACGATGGAGAAGAACAAGGTGTATGAGAAAAGACGTGAAGCTTGGAGAGAAAAGAATTGGGCTAACTGGGCTAATGGGCTCCtattaacacacacacatatatattcaTGTATATAATGATTTAGCCCAAATGCTAGAATTTGATCCGGTCCAAATATTATAACTCTCGTGTGCTATTAAACtccaatatatattttaatatcgtCTATAATGCCGATATTTTCTAATACATATGTTTAACACacaaatataattatttggcttaattgttttaatttagcactttaaaataattatttctaattcttgtcaaatattaaataattaaattcgggttctcacatgaAACATGTCACCATGAAAAGTGAAAGTGATTTATAAATTATGAAACATTtagttattttaatattaaatttgtcAAACTTTCGGACTgctataaaatataatattgtttaaaataaaattttactaTTAAATTATTTGTACTAGTTaatggtaaaaaaaattattaatgaaaaaaattaaatagaaattaattaaaatataaataaaaagtatatatgattttatttaaatgaataTTAATAAAGTGATCGTGAGACCTTGGTTagaagtttgattttgaaatgtAAGTACATTTGAGGATATGGCCACAAATTTGGATTAAAGAGGAAGTCACCAACTTATCAATTGACCTGAATTCCCCAGACTTTTGGTTTTTAACTAGTTTTGGTTCGAAGGGCATAAGATTTACATTAGCCGAGCTTCTTGTATTTGAGGACAAGTTATTTATCTAGATCTCGCCGTGAGGGCCTCAATCGAGGGTATAGGCAAGGATGGAAGCCATTTACGGGGGTAAATAGAGGTGATTCGAAATCCAATTCGTGTCCGATTTTCTTTCTTCTCAGATCCAGATTACTACAGGGCTGTTGTATGGTGAAATGATTGGCAACTCGGAGTTCGATTGAGATTTTTTCACTGCGATTCGGATTTCAGCATTCGTCGCATCGCAATTATCAATTGACTTTGGGTAATTTTCTGCTTAACAGTTGGAGTTTTTTCTTTCGAAAACTTGCCACAAGAACAATTTCAACATCTTTATATCCTAACTTCTCTCCAAGTATGATAAACAATTCAGAATAAAGGGGAATTTGACAGTGAATGCTAGTCATGCTCCGCTGATTCTGATCCAAATTCTAGATTAAGGTTTTTGGGGGGCCACAATTGATTTCTCGATTCACATAGGGTAAAAATAATTTCGGTCTATACTGAGAAGCAAATCCCGTATTCACTCATTTCTCAAATGGCTCTGCTTCCATCAAAGAGTGTCGTGATTTCAGTTCCAGTCCTTGTTCTGTCAGCCGCTGCCGCTGCAACCCTCTTATTCTTCCTGCTATTTGTGCTTTCATCCCCATCTCCTCCTTGCCCTTGCACCACTCTTCCCATGGTAAGTGAGAGCACAAAAATTGGAGAGCGGATCTCGGCTTCAGCTGAGGATATCGATTGGCTGAAGAGTCAGATTGAAGCCAATGGGTTGCATATGCAGCCCAATGTTCTACGTAAAGGCATCAATCCTCGCACTCGTCAGCAACAGCTCCAGGATCTTCTTGGGTTCAAAGGGATATCACACTATGAAGGAGAAGAAGCGAACAATCACACAGCTCTACCTTGCCCGAGTGAATTACTCGTTGAGGAGCACCACAGCTATTATGGTGAGCCCTGGGCAGGAGGACGAGATGCGTTTGAGTTTCTTGCTGAAACAGTACGTTTAACCCCAAACTCCCAAGTTCTTGAGATCGGATGTGGTACACTTCGTGTTGGCCTGCATTTCATCGGTTACTTGAATCCTGGGCGTTACCATTGCTTAGAGAGAGATGAGCTATCTCTAATGGCTGCGCTTCGATATGAGATTCCATCTCACGGTTTATTATCTAAGCGTCCTTTGATAATAAAGGGTGAAGATATGGATTTCA is a window encoding:
- the LOC142527041 gene encoding uncharacterized protein LOC142527041, with the protein product MALLPSKSVVISVPVLVLSAAAAATLLFFLLFVLSSPSPPCPCTTLPMVSESTKIGERISASAEDIDWLKSQIEANGLHMQPNVLRKGINPRTRQQQLQDLLGFKGISHYEGEEANNHTALPCPSELLVEEHHSYYGEPWAGGRDAFEFLAETVRLTPNSQVLEIGCGTLRVGLHFIGYLNPGRYHCLERDELSLMAALRYEIPSHGLLSKRPLIIKGEDMDFSKFGHETMYDLIYASAVFLHMPDKLVWIGLERVVDKLKPLEGRILVSHNIKFCSRLGGEECTKRLNSLGLEYCGKHIHDSLLFNHYDTWFEFRRSKA